Proteins encoded in a region of the Myxococcales bacterium genome:
- a CDS encoding cystathionine beta-synthase, with protein sequence MIGKTRQGILDSICDAVGDTPMVRLARVGQGLPCELLAKCEFMNPGGSVKDRIGVRMLLDAEREGRIQAGDTLIEPTSGNTGIGLALAAAVRGYRVIITMPEKMSQEKQVVLEALGAEIIRTPTEAAWDAPESHISVARRLREVIPNSHILDQYGNPSNPLAHEEGTATEILSQCGGRLDAVVMTAGTGGTITGVARGIKKVLPSCQIIGVDPEGSLLAGPSEIKSYKVEGIGYDFIPDVLDGGVIDRWIKSNDRDSFRVARQLIRQEGLLVGGSSGAAVWAALQVARGMSAGQRVVVVLPDSIRNYLSKFVSDAWMRQHGLSESDWELGTIGDLLRAMPKRAVVATRVDSPLKEAMALFKEHGISQLPVLDAGKLAGILTETDLLSHLVDGRVTGDTKVAEVMVRRVSSIGLGASAGELPRIFERGEVALVTDDDRAVLGILTKMDLIELLASRRPTLPPTS encoded by the coding sequence ATGATCGGCAAGACGCGCCAGGGCATTCTCGACTCCATCTGCGATGCCGTCGGCGACACGCCGATGGTGCGCCTCGCGCGCGTCGGGCAGGGGCTCCCCTGCGAGCTGCTCGCAAAGTGCGAGTTCATGAACCCCGGCGGCTCCGTGAAGGACCGCATCGGCGTGCGCATGCTGCTCGACGCCGAGCGCGAAGGCCGCATCCAGGCGGGCGACACGCTCATCGAGCCCACCTCGGGCAACACGGGCATCGGGCTCGCCCTCGCGGCGGCCGTGCGTGGCTACCGGGTCATCATCACGATGCCCGAGAAGATGAGCCAGGAGAAGCAGGTGGTCCTCGAGGCGCTCGGCGCCGAGATCATCCGCACCCCCACCGAGGCCGCGTGGGACGCGCCCGAGAGCCACATCAGCGTGGCGCGGCGGCTCCGCGAGGTCATCCCGAACTCGCACATCCTCGATCAGTACGGCAACCCGTCGAACCCCCTCGCCCACGAGGAGGGCACCGCCACCGAGATCCTCTCGCAATGCGGAGGCCGGCTCGACGCGGTGGTCATGACCGCGGGCACCGGCGGCACCATCACCGGCGTCGCCCGAGGCATCAAGAAGGTGCTCCCCAGCTGCCAGATCATCGGCGTCGATCCTGAGGGCTCGCTGCTCGCCGGTCCGAGCGAGATCAAGAGCTACAAGGTCGAGGGCATCGGCTACGACTTCATCCCCGACGTGCTCGACGGTGGCGTGATCGACCGCTGGATCAAGTCGAACGATCGCGACTCGTTCCGGGTCGCGCGGCAGCTCATTCGCCAGGAGGGCTTGCTCGTCGGCGGCTCGTCGGGCGCGGCCGTGTGGGCCGCCCTCCAGGTGGCGCGCGGCATGTCCGCCGGCCAGCGCGTGGTGGTCGTGTTGCCCGACTCGATCCGCAATTACCTCTCCAAGTTCGTGAGCGACGCGTGGATGCGGCAGCACGGGCTCTCCGAGTCCGACTGGGAGCTCGGCACGATCGGCGATCTGCTCCGCGCGATGCCGAAGCGCGCCGTCGTCGCGACGCGCGTGGACTCCCCTCTGAAGGAGGCGATGGCGCTGTTCAAGGAGCACGGCATCTCTCAGCTGCCCGTGCTCGACGCGGGCAAGCTCGCGGGCATTCTCACGGAGACCGACCTCCTGTCGCACCTCGTCGACGGGCGCGTGACGGGCGACACCAAGGTGGCCGAGGTCATGGTGCGGCGGGTGTCCTCGATCGGCCTCGGCGCCAGCGCAGGGGAGCTCCCGCGCATCTTCGAGCGTGGCGAGGTGGCCCTCGTGACCGACGACGACCGGGCGGTGCTTGGCATCCTCACGAAGATGGATCTCATCGAGCTGCTCGCGTCGCGCCGGCCGACGCTCCCGCCGACGTCCTGA
- a CDS encoding PspA/IM30 family protein, with protein sequence MGIFDRMGKVISSNVNSFLEKAEDDEKLLELNLEEMAEQLKRGRQDVVSAVAAEKQLRKKHDDLVSEVEKWDKRAELAMKSDDEALAREAIKQKKRVSGEVETVDKARVEQRDAALKMKAELERMEQKLEELKLRKGSIVSKAQQARAASSSEDGLGARGGSSAFANFREMEERIEDRAAQGSAMAEVEDALGTGKRDDLEAKFRDLEHSIGKDGKSGGDADIDAEIAALKKRVRI encoded by the coding sequence ATGGGCATCTTCGATCGCATGGGCAAGGTGATCTCCAGCAACGTCAACTCGTTCCTCGAGAAGGCCGAGGACGACGAGAAGCTGCTCGAGCTGAACCTCGAGGAGATGGCCGAGCAGCTGAAGCGCGGGCGCCAGGACGTGGTCAGCGCGGTCGCCGCCGAGAAGCAGCTCCGCAAGAAGCACGACGACCTCGTGAGCGAGGTCGAGAAGTGGGACAAGCGCGCCGAGCTGGCGATGAAGAGCGACGACGAGGCGCTCGCACGCGAAGCCATCAAGCAGAAGAAGCGCGTGTCCGGCGAGGTCGAGACGGTGGACAAGGCGCGCGTCGAGCAGCGCGACGCGGCGTTGAAGATGAAGGCGGAGCTGGAGCGCATGGAGCAGAAGCTCGAGGAGCTGAAGCTGCGCAAGGGCTCCATCGTGAGCAAGGCGCAGCAAGCGCGCGCGGCGAGCTCCTCGGAGGATGGCCTCGGCGCGAGGGGCGGCTCGAGCGCCTTCGCGAACTTCCGCGAGATGGAAGAGCGCATCGAGGACCGCGCGGCGCAGGGCTCGGCGATGGCGGAGGTCGAGGACGCCCTCGGCACCGGCAAGCGCGACGATCTGGAGGCGAAGTTCCGGGACCTCGAGCACTCGATCGGTAAGGACGGCAAGTCGGGCGGCGACGCCGACATCGACGCGGAGATCGCGGCCCTGAAGAAGCGGGTTCGGATCTGA
- the lpdA gene encoding dihydrolipoyl dehydrogenase translates to MAKREVDTVVIGGGPGGYVCAIRLGQLKQKVVCVEKEEVGGVCLNWGCVPSKALISASHNFEKAKDGGHMGLIIDNVRVDVAKMQAWKSGIVKKLTGGIRGLFRGNGVELVMGTARVTGPNTVEVTAKDGTVETLEAKAIVVATGSSTIEIPTFKFDGSQVIGAKEAVSLQEVPKRLLVIGGGVIGLELGCVYQKFGAALTVVEATPGLLPGVDPDVTAVVEKRLVKHGAKIMKGAKAMGYERNADGSLSVKIDVGGTPETVQADVVLVAVGMRPNGAGLGLEELGVKVERGFVPSDKFGRTNVPSIYSIGDVSGAPMLAHKASKEGEVVAEVIAGHKAAKDWVGIPGAIFTDPEIATVGMTETQAKEQGVAVRIGKFPFAALGRAMAVNETEGFFKVVAEQESHKVLGVHIVGPSATDLISEGALALEMHAFLEDLGLTIHPHPTLGEGLMEASMHGLGHAIHVLNR, encoded by the coding sequence ATGGCGAAGAGAGAAGTCGATACGGTGGTGATTGGTGGCGGGCCGGGCGGCTACGTGTGCGCGATCCGCCTCGGCCAGCTGAAGCAGAAGGTCGTCTGCGTCGAGAAGGAGGAGGTCGGCGGCGTGTGCCTGAACTGGGGCTGCGTCCCCTCGAAGGCCCTCATCTCCGCGAGCCACAACTTCGAAAAGGCCAAGGATGGCGGGCACATGGGCCTCATCATCGACAACGTCCGCGTGGACGTCGCGAAGATGCAGGCGTGGAAGAGCGGCATCGTGAAGAAGCTCACCGGCGGCATCCGCGGGCTCTTCCGCGGCAACGGCGTCGAGCTCGTGATGGGCACCGCGCGCGTGACGGGACCGAACACGGTCGAGGTCACGGCGAAGGACGGCACCGTCGAGACGCTCGAGGCGAAGGCCATCGTCGTCGCCACGGGCTCGTCGACGATCGAGATCCCCACGTTCAAGTTCGACGGTTCGCAGGTCATCGGCGCCAAGGAGGCCGTGAGCCTTCAAGAGGTGCCGAAGCGCCTGCTCGTCATCGGTGGCGGCGTCATCGGCCTCGAGCTCGGCTGCGTCTACCAGAAGTTCGGCGCGGCACTCACCGTGGTGGAGGCCACTCCGGGCCTGCTCCCGGGCGTCGATCCCGACGTCACGGCGGTGGTCGAGAAGAGGCTCGTCAAGCACGGCGCGAAGATCATGAAGGGCGCCAAGGCCATGGGGTACGAGCGCAACGCGGACGGCTCGCTCTCCGTGAAAATCGACGTGGGCGGCACGCCCGAGACGGTGCAGGCCGATGTGGTCCTCGTCGCGGTGGGGATGCGTCCCAATGGCGCGGGGCTCGGCCTCGAAGAGCTCGGCGTGAAGGTCGAGCGCGGCTTCGTCCCCTCCGACAAGTTCGGGCGCACGAACGTGCCCAGCATTTACTCCATCGGCGACGTCTCGGGCGCGCCGATGCTCGCCCACAAGGCGAGCAAGGAGGGCGAGGTCGTCGCCGAGGTGATCGCCGGCCACAAGGCGGCGAAGGACTGGGTCGGCATCCCCGGCGCCATCTTCACCGATCCCGAGATCGCCACCGTGGGCATGACCGAGACCCAGGCGAAGGAGCAGGGCGTCGCGGTGCGCATCGGCAAGTTCCCGTTCGCCGCGCTCGGGCGCGCGATGGCGGTGAACGAGACCGAGGGCTTCTTCAAGGTGGTGGCGGAGCAAGAGAGCCACAAGGTGCTCGGCGTCCACATCGTCGGCCCCTCCGCGACCGACCTCATCAGCGAGGGCGCGCTCGCCCTCGAGATGCACGCGTTCCTCGAGGACCTCGGGCTCACCATCCACCCGCACCCCACGCTGGGCGAGGGGCTCATGGAGGCCAGCATGCACGGCCTCGGTCACGCGATCCACGTGCTCAATCGCTGA
- a CDS encoding thiamine pyrophosphate-dependent dehydrogenase E1 component subunit alpha → MSSELAPDLGLFRVLQDDGSAREDVERVPIEAILHGYREMTRLRLIDAKMILLQRQGRVGFYGACTGQEAVPIATGLVLQKQDWVFPALREQSVMLVRGFPLTQFIAQVFGNSGDVQKGRQMPSHHSGRSVNQVSWSSVIGPQIPQAVGAAWAMKLRQRAGKGGDARPVSVGFFGDGATSEADFHDAMNFAGLFKVPALLVCQNNHWSISVPTAKQTAAKTLAIKGRAYGVPSVRVDGNDLLAVYTVLSRAAERARAGGGPTFIEALTYRIGAHSTSDDPTRYRAEEEVEAWRRRDPLKRLREHLTYLGLVDDASDARLEAELTEEIAVAVRAVEELPPPARTSLFDDVYAELPWHLREQRAELESLPPAPAHGA, encoded by the coding sequence ATGAGCTCCGAACTCGCGCCCGATCTCGGCCTCTTTCGCGTGCTGCAGGACGACGGCTCGGCTCGCGAAGACGTGGAGCGCGTGCCCATCGAGGCCATCCTCCACGGCTACCGCGAGATGACCCGCCTCAGGCTCATCGACGCCAAGATGATCTTGCTGCAGCGCCAGGGGCGGGTGGGCTTTTACGGTGCGTGTACCGGCCAAGAGGCCGTGCCCATCGCGACGGGGCTCGTCCTCCAGAAGCAAGACTGGGTGTTCCCGGCGCTGCGCGAGCAGAGCGTGATGCTGGTGCGCGGGTTCCCGCTCACGCAGTTCATCGCGCAGGTCTTCGGCAACTCGGGCGACGTCCAGAAGGGCCGCCAGATGCCTAGCCACCACTCCGGCAGGTCGGTCAACCAAGTGAGCTGGTCGTCGGTCATTGGGCCTCAGATCCCCCAGGCGGTGGGCGCGGCGTGGGCCATGAAGCTGCGCCAGCGAGCGGGCAAGGGCGGGGACGCGCGGCCCGTCTCCGTAGGCTTCTTCGGCGACGGCGCGACCAGCGAGGCCGACTTCCACGACGCGATGAACTTCGCCGGCCTCTTCAAGGTGCCCGCGTTGCTCGTCTGCCAGAACAACCACTGGTCGATCAGCGTGCCCACCGCCAAGCAGACCGCGGCCAAGACGCTCGCGATCAAGGGGCGCGCCTACGGGGTGCCTTCGGTGCGCGTCGACGGCAACGATCTGCTTGCGGTCTACACGGTCCTCTCCCGCGCCGCGGAGCGCGCGCGCGCCGGGGGCGGACCCACGTTCATCGAGGCGCTCACCTACCGCATCGGCGCGCACTCGACGAGCGACGACCCGACGCGCTACCGCGCGGAGGAGGAGGTCGAGGCGTGGCGCAGGAGAGACCCCCTGAAGCGCCTCCGCGAGCACCTCACCTACCTGGGCCTCGTCGACGACGCGAGCGACGCGCGCCTCGAGGCAGAGCTCACCGAGGAGATCGCCGTGGCCGTGCGGGCCGTGGAGGAGCTCCCGCCACCTGCGCGTACGTCGCTGTTCGACGACGTCTACGCGGAGCTGCCGTGGCACCTGCGCGAGCAGCGCGCCGAGCTCGAGTCGCTGCCGCCGGCGCCCGCCCACGGCGCCTGA
- a CDS encoding DUF4149 domain-containing protein — protein MRILRFVLAIEALCVALWVGGLLTLGAIVAPLVFGMVPAPTSADTMTAVFQRFDRVAMTAATLALLCEVAGAKLRPRVERADLLRAGLLVVMAGLVILQGAVFSPEIADLHRRGAVRGSGPLGQRLEVVHARASASGKLQFALGVAFFGLLVAPPPAGAGVGASTKREDERESEGAPRPPT, from the coding sequence ATGCGCATCCTCCGGTTCGTGCTCGCGATCGAGGCTCTCTGCGTCGCCCTCTGGGTCGGCGGCCTGCTCACTCTCGGCGCCATCGTGGCGCCTCTCGTCTTCGGCATGGTGCCCGCCCCCACCTCGGCCGACACCATGACGGCCGTGTTTCAGCGCTTCGACCGGGTCGCGATGACGGCGGCGACCCTGGCGCTGCTCTGCGAGGTCGCGGGGGCCAAGCTCCGCCCGCGGGTCGAGCGCGCCGACCTGCTGCGCGCCGGCTTGCTCGTCGTGATGGCCGGGCTCGTCATCCTGCAAGGTGCCGTGTTCTCTCCCGAAATTGCCGACTTGCACCGCCGCGGCGCGGTGCGCGGGTCGGGCCCCTTGGGGCAGCGCCTCGAGGTCGTGCACGCGCGCGCCTCGGCCTCCGGGAAGCTCCAGTTCGCGCTCGGGGTCGCCTTCTTCGGCCTCCTCGTGGCGCCGCCGCCCGCCGGCGCGGGCGTGGGCGCGTCGACGAAGCGGGAGGACGAGCGCGAAAGCGAAGGCGCGCCACGCCCGCCGACCTGA
- a CDS encoding HEAT repeat domain-containing protein, which yields MLAPPPLPRTLEACFRDVASQRPEVRAEACEELGRHLAAMDEGAERGGSPERGERAERGDRHDERDGRPYARGVEALAHALRDDHPGVRGRAATALADARATTALASLLVAVEDPDGYVRQMALSALGELGDPRAGSKLRRALTDSRPEVRYQAVIAFSRVCPDDAEEALVRAFADDDDAVRHIALRVVEERLEKTPPAARGPGSRAGEAAVRLLGDAHPDVRVAAAILVARLGDPRGHPRLLEVARGGVRGVSTEEEHGALEACGELGLTAAIPALERRAYGLARLVSDTGALSAKVALAALGHERAVSELLGDLSSSKASRRDKAIMAAGRARLRAAIPALEALAERDATRTLAREALERLR from the coding sequence ATGCTCGCGCCGCCCCCGCTCCCACGTACCCTCGAGGCGTGCTTCCGGGACGTCGCCAGCCAGCGGCCCGAGGTCCGCGCCGAGGCCTGCGAGGAGCTCGGGCGGCATCTCGCGGCGATGGACGAGGGGGCCGAGCGCGGCGGGAGCCCTGAACGCGGTGAGCGCGCGGAGCGCGGGGACCGCCACGACGAGCGCGACGGGCGACCCTACGCGCGTGGCGTCGAGGCCCTCGCCCACGCGCTCCGCGACGACCACCCGGGCGTGCGAGGTCGCGCGGCCACGGCCTTGGCAGACGCCCGGGCGACGACCGCGCTCGCGTCGCTGCTCGTGGCCGTCGAAGACCCGGATGGGTACGTGCGCCAGATGGCCCTCTCGGCCCTCGGCGAGCTCGGCGACCCACGCGCGGGCTCCAAGCTGCGTCGCGCGCTCACGGACTCTCGACCCGAGGTCCGCTACCAGGCGGTCATCGCCTTCTCGCGGGTGTGCCCCGACGACGCCGAGGAGGCGCTGGTGCGCGCGTTCGCCGACGACGACGACGCGGTCCGTCACATCGCGCTCCGCGTTGTGGAGGAGCGCCTCGAGAAGACGCCGCCGGCCGCGCGCGGGCCCGGATCGCGCGCGGGCGAGGCCGCGGTGAGGCTCCTCGGCGACGCCCACCCCGACGTGCGGGTCGCGGCCGCGATCCTCGTCGCGAGGCTCGGCGATCCCCGCGGGCACCCGCGGCTCCTCGAGGTCGCTCGCGGCGGCGTGCGCGGCGTGTCCACCGAAGAGGAGCACGGCGCGCTCGAGGCGTGCGGCGAGCTCGGGCTCACCGCGGCCATCCCGGCGCTCGAGCGGCGCGCCTACGGGCTCGCGCGGCTCGTATCCGACACCGGAGCCCTCTCGGCGAAGGTCGCGCTCGCCGCGCTGGGCCACGAGCGCGCGGTGAGCGAGCTGCTGGGCGACCTCAGCTCCTCCAAGGCCTCGAGGCGCGACAAGGCGATCATGGCCGCGGGGCGCGCCCGCCTCCGGGCCGCGATCCCCGCGCTCGAGGCCCTGGCCGAGCGAGACGCAACGCGAACGCTCGCCCGCGAGGCGCTCGAGCGCCTCCGGTAG
- a CDS encoding DUF1385 domain-containing protein — MSSAASPSPSPSSADPAAPARPYIGGQAVLEGVMMRAPTSFAIVVRRRDGSLHVRERAATVPTGVARWPLVRGVMSLVESLRLGGEALRFSAEQAEADVTAAEAEAVAGTSAKTGALSALTALGYTLFLLATQDAEAAPAPPAPATPAAPPAPTTAPAPAPAAAASATNRTGPAIMLAVMVLFMIALPQLVAAIMNRVLHFDLKVQSPQFQAMTGVFKLAIVIGYMLLIRRVPEIRRVFQYHGAEHKTISTYEAGEALTVENARKKTTLHPRCGTTFLVMVAIVSVLVFTVLGGLLPQIDTGSKIIDNVLFFVAKLPFVPVLAAITFEIQRVFARYFTKGPLRVVLVPGFLVQKITTIEPDDEQLEIALASLRATLFRERAAAGAAETPAEVDDARFDDYAAFYATDSLRSPAS; from the coding sequence ATGTCCAGCGCCGCAAGCCCGTCCCCCTCGCCGTCCTCCGCCGACCCCGCAGCCCCTGCTCGTCCGTACATAGGGGGGCAGGCCGTCCTCGAGGGCGTGATGATGCGCGCGCCGACCTCGTTCGCGATCGTGGTGCGCCGCCGCGACGGGAGCCTCCACGTCCGCGAGCGCGCCGCCACCGTCCCCACCGGTGTCGCGCGATGGCCGCTCGTCCGCGGCGTCATGTCTCTCGTCGAGTCGCTCCGGCTGGGAGGCGAGGCCCTGCGCTTCTCCGCCGAGCAAGCCGAGGCCGACGTCACCGCGGCGGAGGCTGAAGCCGTGGCGGGCACCAGCGCCAAGACCGGCGCGCTGTCGGCGCTCACGGCGCTTGGCTACACGCTCTTTCTCCTCGCGACCCAGGACGCGGAGGCGGCTCCCGCGCCGCCCGCGCCGGCCACTCCCGCCGCGCCGCCCGCGCCGACCACCGCTCCAGCGCCCGCACCGGCCGCCGCCGCGAGCGCGACGAACCGCACCGGCCCGGCGATCATGCTCGCGGTCATGGTGTTGTTCATGATCGCGCTGCCGCAGCTGGTCGCGGCCATCATGAACCGCGTGTTGCACTTCGATCTCAAGGTGCAGTCGCCGCAATTTCAGGCGATGACGGGCGTGTTCAAGCTCGCGATCGTGATCGGCTACATGCTGCTCATCCGCCGCGTGCCAGAGATTCGCCGGGTGTTCCAGTACCACGGGGCGGAGCACAAGACGATCAGCACCTACGAGGCGGGCGAGGCCCTCACGGTCGAGAACGCCCGCAAGAAGACCACGCTCCACCCGCGGTGCGGGACCACGTTCCTGGTCATGGTCGCCATCGTCTCGGTGCTCGTCTTCACGGTGCTCGGTGGCCTCCTTCCGCAGATCGATACCGGCAGCAAGATCATCGACAACGTTCTCTTTTTTGTCGCGAAGCTGCCCTTCGTGCCGGTGCTCGCCGCCATCACCTTCGAGATCCAGCGCGTGTTCGCGCGGTACTTTACGAAGGGCCCGCTCCGTGTCGTGCTCGTGCCGGGGTTCCTCGTCCAGAAGATCACCACGATCGAGCCCGACGACGAGCAGCTCGAGATCGCCCTCGCGTCGCTCCGCGCCACCCTGTTTCGTGAGCGGGCGGCGGCGGGGGCGGCGGAGACCCCCGCCGAGGTCGACGACGCGCGCTTCGACGACTACGCCGCGTTCTACGCGACCGACTCGCTGCGAAGCCCCGCCTCCTGA
- the prfA gene encoding peptide chain release factor 1, protein MLPLDKLADLSRRFRDMDELLCQPDVLADRARLANLNRERGELEPIANAFARYQEAQRRLEEDREALADPELRELVDEHEIPALEEKVLALELELQFLLLPQDPDDKKNTIIEIRSGEGGEEAALFAADLFRLYSRYSEARGWQLEVLSLSESATGGYKECIFLLSGKDVYAHMRFEGGVHRVQRVPATESQGRIHTSTATVAVLPEADEVEVQIDDKDLEISIAASGGPGGQGVNTTNSAVQILHKPSGLIVKCQDERSQLKNKAKALKVLKSRLLDIEKAKRDAEVSAERRGMVGTAERSQKIRTYNFPQNRVSDHRIQLTLHKLDRVMMGDLEELMTALRTHRQATMLEAQNGADGGAHKA, encoded by the coding sequence ATGTTGCCCCTCGATAAACTGGCCGATCTCTCGCGGCGTTTCCGCGACATGGACGAGCTGCTCTGCCAGCCCGACGTGCTCGCCGACCGCGCGCGCCTCGCCAACTTGAACCGCGAGCGCGGTGAGCTCGAGCCCATCGCCAACGCCTTCGCGCGCTACCAAGAGGCGCAGCGCCGGCTCGAGGAAGACCGCGAGGCCCTCGCGGATCCGGAGCTGCGGGAGCTCGTCGACGAGCACGAGATCCCCGCCCTCGAGGAGAAGGTCCTCGCGCTCGAGCTCGAGCTGCAGTTCCTGCTGCTACCCCAAGACCCGGACGACAAGAAGAACACGATCATCGAGATCCGCTCGGGCGAGGGCGGCGAAGAGGCCGCGCTCTTCGCGGCCGATCTGTTCCGCCTCTACTCGCGGTACTCCGAGGCGCGGGGCTGGCAGCTCGAGGTGCTCTCCCTCTCCGAGAGCGCCACGGGCGGCTACAAGGAGTGCATCTTCCTGCTCTCGGGCAAGGACGTCTACGCCCACATGCGCTTCGAGGGAGGCGTGCACCGCGTGCAGCGCGTCCCCGCCACCGAGAGCCAGGGGCGCATCCACACCTCGACGGCCACCGTGGCGGTGCTTCCCGAGGCGGACGAGGTCGAGGTGCAGATCGACGACAAGGACCTCGAGATCTCCATCGCCGCCAGCGGCGGTCCCGGCGGCCAGGGCGTCAACACCACGAACAGCGCGGTGCAGATCCTCCACAAGCCGTCCGGCCTCATCGTGAAGTGCCAAGACGAGCGCTCCCAGCTGAAGAACAAGGCGAAGGCGCTGAAGGTGCTGAAGAGCCGCCTGCTCGACATCGAGAAGGCGAAGCGAGACGCCGAGGTCAGCGCCGAGCGGCGCGGTATGGTCGGCACCGCCGAGCGCAGCCAGAAGATCCGCACCTACAATTTCCCCCAGAACCGCGTGAGCGATCACCGCATCCAGCTGACGCTCCACAAGCTCGATCGCGTGATGATGGGCGATCTTGAGGAGCTCATGACGGCGCTCCGCACCCACCGGCAGGCCACGATGCTCGAGGCGCAGAACGGCGCTGACGGCGGGGCTCACAAGGCGTGA
- a CDS encoding histidine triad nucleotide-binding protein, with product MGCLFCNIVSKKIPADIVYEDDHVLAFRDVRPVAPSHALVIPKVHLERVHEATGEHAALLGAVVLGAREVAERLGLGGSGYRLVINNGDDGGQTVFHLHVHVLGGRALSWPPG from the coding sequence ATGGGCTGCCTCTTTTGCAACATCGTCTCGAAGAAGATCCCCGCCGACATCGTGTACGAGGACGACCACGTGCTCGCCTTTCGTGACGTTCGGCCGGTCGCCCCCTCGCACGCGCTCGTCATCCCGAAGGTGCACCTCGAGAGAGTGCACGAGGCCACGGGCGAGCACGCCGCGCTCCTCGGCGCGGTAGTCCTCGGCGCGCGAGAGGTGGCCGAGCGGCTCGGCCTCGGCGGCTCGGGTTACCGGCTCGTAATCAACAACGGTGACGACGGCGGACAGACCGTGTTCCACCTGCACGTGCACGTGCTCGGCGGCCGCGCGCTCAGCTGGCCGCCCGGCTGA